The Trachemys scripta elegans isolate TJP31775 chromosome 6, CAS_Tse_1.0, whole genome shotgun sequence genome includes a window with the following:
- the ZBTB5 gene encoding zinc finger and BTB domain-containing protein 5: protein MDFPGHFEQIFQQLNYQRLHGQLCDCVIVVGNRHFKAHRSVLAACSTHFRALFTVAEGDQTMNMIQLDSEVVTAEAFAALIDMMYTSTLMLGESNVMDVLLAASHLHLNSVVKACKHYLTTRTLPMSPPSDRVQEQNARMQRSFMLQQLGLSIVSSALNSTQSAEEQQNTMSSSMRSNIEQRTTFPIRRLHKRKQSSEDRARQRIRPTIDESIISDVAPESGQSVVHSREEFFSPDSLKIVDNSKADVVTDNQEDNTIMFDQSFGPQEDAQVPSQSDNSGGNISQMSMASQATQVETSFDQEATSEKNNFQCENPEISLNEKEHMRVVVKSEPLSSPEPQDEVSDVTSQAEGSESVEVEGGVVSAEKIELSPESSDRSFSDPQSSTDRVGDIHILEVSNNLEHKSTFSISNFLNKSRGGNFGANQNDDNIPNTTSDCRMDGDTSYLMSPESGPTNGHSSATVSHVENPFNEPADSHFIRPMQDVMGLPCVQTSGYRAAEQFGMDFPRSGLGLHSLSRAMMGSPRGGASNFPGYRRIAPKMPVVTSVRSSQMQDSTSNSQLIMNGTSSSFENGHPSQPGPPQLTRASADVLSKCKKALSEHNVLVVEGARKYACKICCKTFLTLTDCKKHIRVHTGEKPYACLKCGKRFSQSSHLYKHSKTTCLRWQSSNLPSTLL from the coding sequence ATGGATTTTCCAGGACATTTTGAGCAAATCTTTCAACAGCTAAACTACCAGCGTCTTCATGGTCAACTTTGTGACTGTGTCATTGTGGTGGGGAACAGGCATTTCAAAGCCCATCGCTCTGTTTTGGCAGCATGCAGCACACATTTTCGAGCTCTCTTTACGGTAGCAGAGGGAGACCAGACCATGAACATGATCCAGCTGGACAGTGAGGTAGTAACAGCGGAGGCCTTTGCGGCTCTGATTGACATGATGTACACCTCCACACTCATGCTTGGAGAGAGCAATGTTATGGATGTCTTGCTGGCAGCTTCTCACTTACATTTGAACTCTGTTGTTAAAGCATGTAAACACTACCTTACTACAAGGACGCTGCCAATGTCGCCACCTAGTGATAGAGTTCAAGAACAAAATGCACGCATGCAAAGATCTTTCATGCTTCAGCAGCTTGGACTGAGTATAGTGAGCTCTGCATTAAATTCCACCCAGAGCGCAGAGGAACAACAAAATACTATGAGCTCATCAATGAGAAGTAACATAGAACAACGCACTACTTTTCCGATTCGGCGTCTCCACAAACGGAAACAGTCTTCTGAAGACCGGGCCAGACAGCGCATCAGGCCTACCATAGACGAGTCCATCATTTCAGATGTTGCCCCAGAGAGCGGGCAGTCGGTAGTTCATTCACGGgaagaatttttttcaccagattcACTGAAGATTGTGGACAATTCTAAAGCTGATGTTGTGACTGATAATCAAGAGGATAACACCATTATGTTTGATCAGTCTTTTGGCCCCCAAGAAGATGCCCAAGTGCCCAGTCAGTCTGACAACAGTGGAGGAAACATTTCGCAAATGTCCATGGCATCTCAAGCAACGCAAGTGGAAACTAGCTTTGACCAAGAAGCTACTTCTGAGAAAAACAACTTTCAGTGTGAAAATCCAGAGATCAGTCTAAATGAAAAAGAACATATGAGGGTGGTGGTTAAATCCGAGCCCTTGAGTTCCCCAGAGCCTCAAGATGAAGTGAGTGATGTCACTTCCCAAGCAGAAGGCAGTGAGTCTGTTGAAGTGGAAGGAGGAGTAGTCAGTGCAGAAAAGATAGAACTGAGTCCGGAAAGTAGCGATCGTAGCTTTTCTGACCCCCAATCTAGTACTGATAGGGTTGGTGACATCCATATTTTGGAGGTGTCGAATAACCTGGAACACAAGTCTACTTTCAGTATCTCAAATTTTCTGAATAAGAGCCGAGGTGGCAATTTTGGTGCTAATCAAAATGATGACAACATTCCAAATACAACCAGTGACTGCAGAATGGATGGAGACACCTCTTATTTAATGAGTCCAGAGTCTGGGCCTACTAATGGCCATTCCTCTGCTACCGTCTCTCATGTGGAGAATCCATTCAATGAACCTGCAGACTCTCACTTTATTAGACCTATGCAGGATGTAATGGGTCTTCCATGTGTACAGACTTCTGGATACCGGGCAGCAGAACAGTTTGGGATGGACTTTCCAAGGTCTGGCTTGGGACTACACTCTTTATCAAGGGCAATGATGGGCTCTCCAAGAGGGGGAGCTAGTAACTTTCCCGGCTACCGTCGCATAGCCCCCAAAATGCCTGTTGTGACCTCTGTTAGGAGCTCCCAAATGCAAGATAGTACATCTAATTCCCAGTTGATAATGAATGGGACCAGTTCCTCTTTCGAAAATGGGCATCCTTCCCAGCCTGGTCCACCACAGTTGACCAGGGCATCTGCTGATGTTCTTTCAAAATGTAAGAAGGCCTTATCTGAGCACAATGTCTTGGTTGTAGAAGGTGCTCGCAAATATGCCTGTAAAATCTGCTGCAAGACTTTCTTGACCTTAACAGACTGTAAGAAGCACATCCGTGTGCACACAGGAGAAAAGCCTTATGCCTGTTTGAAGTGTGGCAAACGGTTCAGCCAGTCCAGCCATTTGTATAAACATTCCAAAACTACCTGCCTACGGTGGCAGAGCAGCAACCTACCCAGCACTTTGCTTTAA